CAGGAGCACCTTGAAGCCCACGGGAGCGGGCTCGGCGCTCACCCCCAGCGAAGCCAGGTTGATGGACACCTCGCCATCGCGCTTCGCGGATGTGCCGGTGCCGGGAAGGAAGCTCGCCTTGTTCGCGGGGCGGTTGAAGTTGTGAGCGAAGTACACATCGACGCCGCCCTCGGGTTGGACCCGGGAGAGGAAACGGGTCACCGCCGAGTCGTTGGCCGTGGCGTCGGGGGCAGGCAGGGATGCATCTGCCTGCTGGAGCAGCAGGGAGAGAAGCAGCTGAGTGGAGTCGATGGACCACATGGGTGCCCATCCAGTGAGCACCGGGCGTACCACTCGCCCTCCGATGAACTCGCAGGAGTTTCGGGGGGTTGGACAGCGCGCCCCGAAGTGGAGCGTGCAGCCTGCACGATGACCCCACTGGTGCCGTGCAGCTTGAAAGGCTCACTGCACACTCAAGCCGCGACTTGACAGTCGGGGCGCACAGACAATACTTAAGTCCATGCTAAACCATGGCGCCGTAGACCGGGTCTTCCAGGCACTGGGCGACTCCACACGGAGGGCCATCATCGAGCGACTGAGTCAGGGCTCCTTGTCAGTCAGCGACCTGGCGAAGCCGCTCGACATCACCCTCGCCGCGGTCGTTCAGCACCTCCAGGTCCTCGAGGAGAGCGGCTTGGTGCGCACGGAGAAGGTCGGGCGCGTGCGCTCCTGTCACATCCGACCCGAGGGGCTGCAGGTTGCCGAGGACTGGATTTCCGCACGGCGCAGCCTGTGGGAGCGCCGCTTCGACCGACTGGGCGAGCTGCTGGATGGCCCCGAGTCCTCCCGAAAGAAGGGCAGATCATGAAGACACCTCCCGTCGTTCACGGCTCATTCACCATTGAGCGCACCTACAAGGCGTCTCCGGCCCGGGTCTTCGCGGCCTGGTCCGACGTGGAGACCAAGGCCCAATGGTTCATCGGGCCACCTGAGCGGTGGCGACTCGTGAAGCGCGAGCTCGACTTCCGAGTGGGAGGGACAGAGCTGCTCCACGGCCAGTTCGAGGGCCGCCACGCGACTGTTTTCACCGCGCGCTATCACTCCATCATCCCCAACGAGCGGCTCGTCTACGTCTACGACATGCACGTGGGCGACATGCACTTGTCCGTGTCACTGGCCACGGTGGAGCTCCACGCGACGAAGACAGGCGGAACGAGGATGGTGTTCACCGAGCAGGCCACCTTCCTCGACGGTGCGGATGGAACCCGCTCACGTGAAGGAGGAACGGCCGAACACTTCGACAGACTGGGACGCGTGCTCGAGGACTCCCGAGACATCGTCTCATCGCGGCGCTTCGATACACCTCGAGACCGGGTGTACCGGGCATTCAGCGACCCCGAGCAACTGTCGCGCTGGTGGGGACCGCGGGGTTCGACGAACACCTTCGAGGTGTTTGAGCTCCGCCCAGGAGGTCAGTGGCGCTTCGTGATGCAGGGACCGGATGGAGCCCGGTACGTCATGCACAAGGAGTTCACGGAGGTGGTCCCCTTGGAGCGGGTCGTCTTCCGACACCTCCAGGAGTCACACCACTTCGAGATGCGCCTCGACTTCACGGATGAGGGGCCGAACACACGCCTCACCTGGCGAATGCGCTTCGAGTCGAAGGAGGAGGTC
The Myxococcus guangdongensis genome window above contains:
- a CDS encoding ArsR/SmtB family transcription factor, yielding MLNHGAVDRVFQALGDSTRRAIIERLSQGSLSVSDLAKPLDITLAAVVQHLQVLEESGLVRTEKVGRVRSCHIRPEGLQVAEDWISARRSLWERRFDRLGELLDGPESSRKKGRS
- a CDS encoding SRPBCC family protein, encoding MKTPPVVHGSFTIERTYKASPARVFAAWSDVETKAQWFIGPPERWRLVKRELDFRVGGTELLHGQFEGRHATVFTARYHSIIPNERLVYVYDMHVGDMHLSVSLATVELHATKTGGTRMVFTEQATFLDGADGTRSREGGTAEHFDRLGRVLEDSRDIVSSRRFDTPRDRVYRAFSDPEQLSRWWGPRGSTNTFEVFELRPGGQWRFVMQGPDGARYVMHKEFTEVVPLERVVFRHLQESHHFEMRLDFTDEGPNTRLTWRMRFESKEEVEKVRGFVENANEQNFDRLAELLASR